A DNA window from Aminiphilus circumscriptus DSM 16581 contains the following coding sequences:
- the surE gene encoding 5'/3'-nucleotidase SurE — MKILLTNDDGVFAPGIAAMARAIAHAGHDLLVVAPDRERSSVGHSITLTRPLRLWRIASGPYEAGQDVYACDGTPSDCVVLALEEVAPETDLVLSGINRGPNLGDDLTYSGTVSAAMEGVVLGRPSLAVSLAIAPDDAEQHYETAAEVMLRLLDRFPGTSLPKGVLLNVNVPNIPLEEIRGILPTRKGVRVYVDKVNKLRDPRGLTYFWIAGRPEDELVEGTDVWAVAHGAVSVTPVHMDMTHFPTLEHLRDTFTSVTL; from the coding sequence ATGAAAATTCTTCTGACCAACGACGATGGCGTTTTTGCTCCGGGGATCGCCGCCATGGCGAGGGCAATTGCCCATGCAGGGCACGACCTGCTCGTGGTCGCACCGGACCGGGAGCGGAGCAGCGTGGGACATTCCATAACGCTCACCCGCCCGCTCCGCCTCTGGAGGATCGCCTCGGGGCCCTACGAAGCGGGGCAGGATGTGTATGCCTGCGACGGGACGCCGTCGGACTGCGTCGTTCTCGCCCTCGAAGAGGTGGCCCCAGAGACGGATCTCGTTCTTTCGGGGATCAATCGCGGACCGAATCTCGGAGACGACCTCACCTACTCCGGGACGGTCTCGGCCGCTATGGAAGGAGTTGTCCTCGGCCGTCCTTCCCTGGCGGTCTCTCTCGCCATCGCGCCGGACGATGCGGAACAGCATTACGAGACGGCGGCGGAGGTGATGTTGCGCCTTCTGGATCGTTTCCCCGGGACGTCGCTTCCGAAAGGTGTTCTTCTGAACGTGAACGTTCCGAACATTCCTCTCGAGGAGATCCGGGGGATTCTTCCCACGAGGAAAGGCGTTCGGGTTTACGTGGACAAGGTGAACAAGCTTCGGGACCCACGGGGGCTTACGTACTTCTGGATCGCAGGAAGGCCCGAGGACGAGCTTGTCGAAGGAACGGACGTCTGGGCGGTGGCACACGGCGCCGTCTCGGTCACGCCGGTTCACATGGACATGACGCACTTTCCGACTCTGGAACACCTCAGGGATACCTTTACCTCCGTCACTCTCTGA
- a CDS encoding sodium-dependent transporter, giving the protein MAENTELKGTGQFSKWGFLFACMGMAIGTGNIWRFPRVVAANGGGAFILALFFALFLWAIPLICMEGVLGKVTRMGCIGAFKELVGRKYTWMSWFFGLCCFFITCYYGVVLGWCIRYLVFALQGVLVAGVDTEALWTNFLGNADQGMYFYWAAIALCAFVVGLGVQNGIEKGNKIFIPGIFVLLAFLAIRAMMLPGATEGLKFLFHINTADLLKPKVWLEAFTQAAWSTGAGWGLFLTYFVYTKKDEDILLNACTACFADTSAALLAGMAVIPTVFALAPDPNAAMAGGNNGLAFINLTRLFANLPGGTIMAVAFFGALILAALSSEIAMLELGVRMLMDMGKSRRTSLFLVTLVVLVIGTFAARDNVIFENMDWTWGVGLLMSGLLAAIAAMIVGVDKIWDEYIAPVSDIKAKWMWSLIRLFPVWFVLIFGWWVQQSISWYPGEWWKIFPIAKYNYAPAPMFLQWAILLGVGFALNNWLADHMKHKFEPKV; this is encoded by the coding sequence ATGGCGGAGAACACGGAGTTGAAAGGCACTGGGCAGTTTTCGAAATGGGGCTTTTTGTTCGCATGTATGGGCATGGCCATCGGCACGGGAAACATCTGGCGTTTCCCCCGGGTCGTCGCCGCCAACGGCGGTGGTGCATTCATCCTCGCTCTTTTCTTCGCTTTGTTCCTCTGGGCAATTCCCCTGATCTGCATGGAAGGAGTCCTCGGCAAGGTCACCCGCATGGGCTGCATCGGCGCCTTCAAGGAGCTGGTCGGCCGCAAGTACACCTGGATGAGCTGGTTCTTCGGCCTCTGTTGCTTTTTCATCACCTGCTACTACGGCGTCGTCCTCGGCTGGTGCATTCGCTATCTGGTCTTCGCTCTCCAAGGTGTTCTCGTTGCCGGAGTGGACACGGAAGCGCTCTGGACCAACTTCCTCGGTAACGCGGATCAGGGGATGTACTTCTACTGGGCGGCCATCGCCCTGTGCGCCTTCGTGGTAGGGCTGGGCGTTCAGAACGGTATCGAAAAAGGAAACAAAATCTTCATCCCCGGTATTTTCGTCCTCCTCGCCTTTCTCGCCATCCGAGCCATGATGCTCCCCGGCGCCACAGAAGGACTGAAGTTCCTCTTCCACATCAACACCGCGGATCTGCTGAAACCCAAGGTATGGCTCGAGGCCTTCACCCAGGCGGCCTGGTCCACAGGCGCAGGATGGGGACTCTTCCTCACCTACTTCGTCTACACGAAGAAGGACGAAGACATTCTCCTCAACGCCTGCACGGCCTGTTTCGCCGACACATCGGCGGCACTCTTGGCCGGCATGGCGGTCATTCCCACCGTTTTCGCCCTCGCCCCGGACCCCAACGCCGCAATGGCTGGCGGCAACAACGGCCTGGCCTTCATTAATCTCACCCGTCTCTTCGCCAATCTGCCGGGAGGAACGATCATGGCCGTCGCCTTCTTCGGCGCCCTCATCCTGGCAGCGCTCTCCTCGGAGATCGCCATGCTCGAGCTGGGGGTCCGCATGCTCATGGACATGGGCAAATCGCGACGCACGTCCCTGTTCCTCGTCACTCTCGTGGTGCTGGTGATCGGGACCTTCGCCGCCCGGGACAACGTGATCTTCGAGAACATGGACTGGACCTGGGGCGTTGGCCTGCTCATGTCGGGCCTCCTCGCCGCCATTGCCGCCATGATCGTCGGCGTGGACAAGATCTGGGACGAGTACATCGCTCCCGTCTCGGACATCAAGGCAAAGTGGATGTGGTCCCTCATCCGCCTCTTCCCGGTGTGGTTCGTTCTCATCTTCGGCTGGTGGGTACAGCAGTCCATTTCCTGGTATCCCGGGGAGTGGTGGAAGATCTTCCCCATCGCCAAGTACAACTACGCGCCGGCACCCATGTTCCTCCAGTGGGCCATTCTTCTCGGCGTCGGCTTCGCCCTGAACAACTGGCTGGCCGACCACATGAAGCACAAGTTCGAGCCCAAGGTGTAA
- the mltG gene encoding endolytic transglycosylase MltG has protein sequence MRDKPITLLLFLLTAMAYLTFLVLPISWWQERLEIGHGPSVFVMVEPGMSARDAARHFVREGITSEAQALSRWLTAFGVDRSLKPGVYFLRPGSPWEVAKQLVNAEPRVFRVVLVPGSDVDVFAQFLGDAVASFWEDVSSSNLQEKPFPASGDILTGKAGEMHTALAADSPAPGFIVTSADLFAALADETHFPEPLRKILPEDPSERFAFLLPETFVLPPSPSLAVSLVRQASSLWWRAFASDVAKKSATEMRSLATLASIIEKEIRKEEERPIAAGVFQNRLERQMPLQSCATVVYAWKLQGRILRTLTYEDLKIESPFNTYLHPGLPPGPICVPSRNSWSAAFHPEEHDLLYFVADNKGGHVFSRSYKEHLDAQRKIRNENR, from the coding sequence ATGCGGGACAAACCAATCACACTGCTGTTGTTTCTATTGACCGCCATGGCTTACCTGACTTTTCTTGTTCTCCCCATTTCCTGGTGGCAGGAGCGGTTGGAAATCGGACATGGGCCTTCGGTTTTCGTCATGGTCGAACCGGGCATGAGCGCCCGGGACGCCGCACGGCATTTCGTTCGGGAGGGGATTACGAGCGAGGCACAGGCCCTGTCTCGGTGGTTGACTGCCTTCGGTGTCGATCGTTCTTTGAAACCCGGGGTATATTTTCTGCGTCCGGGAAGTCCCTGGGAGGTGGCGAAACAGCTTGTGAACGCGGAACCACGTGTCTTCCGCGTCGTTCTCGTTCCGGGGAGCGACGTGGACGTTTTTGCGCAATTTCTCGGCGACGCCGTTGCCTCCTTCTGGGAGGATGTCTCTTCTTCCAATCTCCAGGAAAAACCGTTCCCCGCGAGCGGTGATATCCTTACCGGAAAGGCCGGGGAGATGCACACGGCGCTGGCGGCGGACTCCCCTGCGCCGGGGTTCATCGTTACATCGGCGGATCTTTTCGCTGCGCTCGCGGATGAAACGCATTTCCCCGAACCGCTGCGGAAAATATTGCCGGAAGACCCCTCTGAGCGATTCGCCTTTCTTCTGCCCGAAACCTTTGTGCTTCCTCCGTCGCCTTCGCTGGCCGTCTCCCTGGTGCGTCAGGCCTCTTCTCTGTGGTGGCGCGCTTTTGCTTCTGACGTAGCGAAAAAGAGCGCGACCGAAATGCGTTCTCTGGCGACCCTCGCTTCCATCATCGAGAAGGAGATCCGCAAGGAAGAGGAACGCCCCATCGCGGCAGGAGTGTTTCAGAATCGACTGGAGCGGCAAATGCCCCTTCAGTCCTGCGCGACGGTCGTCTACGCGTGGAAACTCCAGGGGCGTATCCTTCGGACGCTGACCTACGAGGATCTCAAAATCGAATCGCCTTTCAACACCTATCTCCATCCGGGTCTGCCGCCCGGACCGATTTGTGTTCCCTCCCGAAATTCCTGGTCTGCCGCATTTCACCCCGAGGAGCACGATCTTCTCTACTTCGTGGCGGATAACAAGGGAGGGCATGTCTTTTCCCGGAGCTACAAAGAGCACTTGGATGCCCAGAGGAAAATCCGCAATGAAAATCGCTGA
- the dut gene encoding dUTP diphosphatase, which produces MQEKLAAEDRNNGAPRTVLRVLRDEKAAALPLPTYATPFSSGMDLRAAEEALLLPGEWASVGTGLSVEIPEGFEGQVRPRSGLAFKHGVTVLNAPGTIDADYRGEVRVLLVNHSRDPFTVEKGDRIAQLVIAPVVRVVWEETDVLESSERGSGGFGSTGH; this is translated from the coding sequence ATCCAGGAAAAACTCGCAGCGGAAGATCGGAACAATGGAGCGCCCCGCACGGTTCTCCGAGTTCTTCGGGACGAGAAGGCGGCTGCATTGCCTCTTCCGACGTATGCGACGCCTTTTTCCTCGGGAATGGACCTCCGTGCCGCCGAGGAGGCGCTTTTGTTGCCGGGAGAGTGGGCGTCGGTCGGAACGGGCCTTTCCGTGGAAATTCCCGAGGGCTTCGAGGGACAGGTGCGTCCGAGAAGCGGCTTGGCGTTCAAACATGGCGTGACCGTGCTCAATGCACCGGGAACCATCGATGCGGATTATCGCGGAGAGGTCCGTGTGCTTCTCGTGAATCACTCCAGGGATCCCTTTACGGTGGAGAAGGGAGATCGCATCGCCCAACTGGTGATCGCCCCCGTCGTCCGGGTTGTCTGGGAGGAAACGGACGTGTTGGAGAGCAGCGAACGCGGCAGTGGCGGATTCGGCAGTACGGGACACTGA
- a CDS encoding proline racemase family protein, with the protein MEITRAAAVIDTHTGGEPTRLIIGGAPLLRGKTMGEKWIDFVTHHDDFRVMVMCEPRGHGDMFGALLVPPCSEAAHYGVIFMDSSGSISMCGHGSIGLGRTLVDLGMIPKQEPFTEVVLDTPAGLVELRVAVTDGVVGDVTLKNVPAFVFARDVEVTVPSWPKPIHLDIAFGGNFFAIVPADQFDFEIVPGEVPKMIPLGLEIRDAVNRKMEVRHPVETHIHKVELTEFSLERSGEMTRNCVVFASGSVDRSPCGTGTCAKMALLAAKGKLRPGEEFLHKSVTGSVFLGSCEPGPDVAGFSSVVPTLRGRSFVTGMNFLLRQKEDEVGNGFLLPK; encoded by the coding sequence ATGGAGATCACACGAGCTGCGGCAGTCATCGACACGCACACCGGAGGTGAACCGACCCGGCTCATCATTGGAGGAGCACCACTTTTACGGGGCAAGACCATGGGAGAGAAGTGGATCGACTTTGTCACGCATCACGATGACTTCCGCGTCATGGTCATGTGCGAGCCTCGCGGGCACGGGGATATGTTCGGCGCTCTCCTGGTTCCCCCCTGCTCGGAGGCCGCTCACTACGGCGTGATCTTCATGGATTCGAGCGGCAGCATCAGCATGTGTGGTCACGGCTCCATCGGCCTCGGAAGGACTCTTGTCGATCTGGGCATGATCCCCAAGCAGGAGCCCTTCACGGAGGTCGTTCTGGATACCCCGGCGGGCCTCGTGGAATTGCGCGTGGCCGTCACGGATGGCGTGGTTGGGGACGTGACGCTGAAAAACGTCCCGGCCTTCGTCTTCGCGAGGGACGTGGAGGTGACGGTCCCCTCCTGGCCCAAACCCATTCACCTCGATATTGCCTTCGGGGGAAACTTTTTTGCCATCGTTCCCGCCGATCAGTTCGATTTCGAGATCGTTCCCGGGGAGGTGCCGAAGATGATTCCCCTTGGGCTCGAGATCCGGGATGCGGTGAACCGGAAGATGGAGGTGCGACATCCCGTGGAGACGCACATCCACAAGGTGGAACTCACAGAGTTCAGCCTCGAAAGAAGCGGCGAAATGACCCGGAATTGCGTGGTCTTCGCCTCTGGTTCGGTGGACCGCTCTCCCTGCGGGACGGGGACCTGTGCGAAAATGGCACTCCTCGCGGCAAAGGGGAAGCTTCGCCCCGGCGAGGAATTTCTCCACAAGAGTGTTACGGGGAGCGTTTTTTTGGGGTCCTGCGAACCCGGTCCCGATGTGGCCGGTTTTTCCTCGGTGGTGCCCACCCTGCGTGGCCGTTCCTTCGTGACGGGGATGAATTTCCTCCTCCGCCAGAAAGAAGACGAAGTGGGCAATGGTTTCCTGCTTCCCAAATAG
- the argH gene encoding argininosuccinate lyase: MWKGRFTEETHETVRRFTQSLDVDWRLAAADIRGSVAHVRMLAHIGLLTPEEARTLEEHLFAIGRDIDAGILVPKESLEDVHMNIEAALIERCGSLGAKLHAGRSRNDQVATTMRLFLREALLDVWGRLEVLLETLQQKAGEHRDVVVPGYTHLQQAQPISMGQYWMAYFWAFLRDAERLLAAYHSCDACPLGAGALAGSTLPLDREFTARDLGFSRITENSMDSVAQRDYLLDVHYFFVSFGLHASRLAEDLIIYSSTEFGWIELPDAFCTGSSIMPQKKNPDVLELLRGKAGQFVGHMTDLMVSVKGLPLTYNRDLQEDKRGLWASFEVYFQILSVLPDLLARVGVSAEKARRGFSDGFIFATDVAEYLVGRGIPFREAHEKVGRLVRWCVEEKRALTGLSSDEWRRLLPEAEADLPGLLVPETSVERRKTLGGTSPEQVRWQQAQGMDALNGLRETFRGKKEILSGT; this comes from the coding sequence ATGTGGAAAGGCCGTTTCACCGAGGAAACACATGAGACAGTCCGCCGCTTCACCCAGTCTCTCGATGTGGACTGGCGGCTCGCCGCCGCGGACATTCGGGGGAGCGTCGCCCACGTCCGGATGCTTGCCCATATCGGGCTCCTCACGCCGGAGGAAGCGCGAACATTGGAGGAACACCTTTTCGCCATCGGAAGAGACATCGACGCGGGCATTCTCGTTCCGAAGGAAAGTCTCGAAGATGTGCACATGAACATCGAGGCCGCTCTCATCGAGCGGTGCGGTTCCCTCGGTGCGAAACTCCACGCGGGGCGAAGCAGAAACGACCAGGTGGCGACCACGATGCGTCTCTTTCTCCGGGAGGCCCTGCTCGATGTGTGGGGGCGTCTTGAAGTTCTTCTCGAAACGCTCCAGCAAAAAGCCGGGGAGCATCGTGACGTGGTGGTTCCCGGCTATACCCACCTGCAGCAGGCGCAACCGATCTCCATGGGACAGTACTGGATGGCGTATTTCTGGGCTTTTCTTCGGGATGCGGAGCGGCTTCTCGCAGCCTATCACTCCTGCGATGCCTGTCCTCTGGGTGCCGGTGCCCTCGCGGGTTCCACGCTTCCACTGGACAGGGAGTTCACGGCGAGGGATCTGGGTTTTTCCAGAATCACGGAAAACAGCATGGATTCCGTGGCACAGAGAGATTATCTTCTGGATGTGCACTATTTCTTCGTCTCCTTCGGACTGCATGCGAGCCGGCTTGCGGAGGACCTCATCATCTACAGCAGTACCGAATTCGGATGGATCGAGCTTCCCGATGCCTTTTGTACGGGATCCAGCATCATGCCCCAGAAAAAGAACCCCGATGTGCTGGAACTCCTTCGGGGGAAGGCGGGGCAGTTTGTGGGACACATGACGGATCTGATGGTGAGCGTGAAGGGGCTTCCCCTGACGTACAACCGGGATCTTCAGGAGGACAAGCGGGGGCTTTGGGCTTCCTTCGAGGTGTATTTCCAGATTCTTTCGGTATTGCCGGATCTGCTCGCCCGGGTTGGAGTCTCCGCCGAAAAGGCCCGGCGAGGGTTTTCCGACGGTTTCATCTTCGCGACGGACGTGGCGGAATATCTGGTGGGCAGGGGAATTCCCTTTCGAGAGGCCCACGAGAAGGTGGGGCGGCTCGTGCGATGGTGCGTCGAGGAGAAACGTGCACTCACCGGGCTTTCCTCCGACGAGTGGCGTCGCCTGCTTCCCGAGGCCGAGGCGGATCTTCCGGGGCTGCTTGTTCCGGAGACGTCGGTGGAGCGACGAAAAACCCTCGGCGGAACGTCTCCGGAACAGGTACGGTGGCAGCAGGCGCAGGGGATGGATGCTTTGAACGGATTGCGAGAAACGTTTCGAGGGAAAAAGGAGATCCTTTCCGGAACATAG
- a CDS encoding DUF4911 domain-containing protein, translating into MKIADVDRPAFSEFPDMVRISIRLPREWIFSLSWTVDAYEGIGFVRTDDALKGTVSLFCPTEQEGEVLALLEALRKEGIPLEVTERREASFSRGTQRCSLEE; encoded by the coding sequence ATGAAAATCGCTGATGTGGACCGTCCGGCGTTTTCAGAGTTTCCGGACATGGTCCGCATCAGCATCCGCCTTCCCCGGGAATGGATATTTTCCCTGAGCTGGACCGTAGATGCCTACGAAGGGATTGGCTTTGTCCGTACCGACGATGCTCTGAAGGGGACTGTGTCCCTTTTTTGTCCCACCGAGCAGGAGGGGGAAGTCCTCGCTCTTCTGGAAGCTCTTCGGAAAGAGGGAATTCCTCTCGAAGTGACGGAACGTCGCGAGGCCTCTTTTTCACGGGGAACGCAGAGGTGCTCCCTCGAAGAATGA
- a CDS encoding site-2 protease family protein: MFSLPNLSDLLLSVPAVLWAITFHEFCHGYAAYYFGDPTAARMGRLTLNPLAHLDPIGALMLLLFRFGWAKPVPVDPRYFRNPARDMVFVSLAGPAGNILSAAMVGLLLHLFPRLFAANVPLFTFMLLMVYINLGLAVFNLIPIPPLDGSKILYMLLPPRFLRGFFWLERYGMFVLMALVLLNVIPLIMRPFVRLLARMVLPSWLPF; encoded by the coding sequence ATGTTTTCCCTGCCCAATCTGAGTGATTTGTTGTTGAGCGTTCCCGCCGTGCTCTGGGCCATCACGTTTCACGAATTCTGCCACGGCTATGCGGCGTATTACTTCGGCGATCCCACCGCGGCGCGCATGGGAAGGCTCACGCTCAACCCCCTGGCGCATCTCGACCCCATCGGCGCGCTCATGTTGCTGCTCTTCCGATTCGGGTGGGCGAAGCCGGTTCCCGTGGATCCCCGTTATTTCCGAAATCCCGCCCGGGACATGGTCTTCGTTTCCCTTGCAGGCCCCGCAGGGAACATTCTCTCCGCCGCGATGGTAGGGCTTCTGCTGCATCTCTTTCCTCGCCTTTTCGCTGCAAACGTGCCACTTTTCACGTTCATGCTCCTTATGGTATACATCAACCTGGGGCTCGCAGTATTCAATCTCATTCCCATACCGCCTCTCGACGGATCGAAAATCCTGTACATGCTCCTTCCGCCGCGTTTTCTCCGGGGCTTTTTCTGGCTTGAGCGGTATGGGATGTTCGTGCTCATGGCCTTGGTGCTGCTGAACGTCATTCCCCTGATCATGAGGCCTTTCGTACGCCTCCTCGCGAGAATGGTGCTGCCCTCGTGGCTTCCTTTCTGA
- a CDS encoding CBS domain-containing protein gives MDRSFLRRSDGTLMKVITSHIGSDFDSLSSMVAASRLYEDAVLCFAGSATRNVREFLKRFGLRWQVLTPRKIDLDAVSMLVCVDVRAASRIGPFASLLGKKNIDVHVYDHHPPVLDPIPASFSLIDSVGATTTLLVELLREKGISLSPQEATLFAMGIYEDTGALTFGATCRRDYEIVAYLRELGADMTMIPSHIEIALNAEERGLLDALVESARERYIRGAKVVFADARIGGYVDGLSLFVHRLRDYYDADVALAVVGMEQRTYVVGRSREGVLDMAAFLGTLGGGGHAQAASVTLTAVKPEDLLPELERRVEECIEPSLLLRDVMSSPVMAVSPGVSVDDAYRVMIRYGHAALPLVEEHVLVGIITRKDLDKARLHGLGSVAVREFMTEGIVTVSPEASVEEAHRKMVLHNIGRLPVVRKGELVGIVTRTDMLRALYPVSLGRREHAREEERPWQEDVSDLLERRLPGWVVPILRKLGRRAGKMGMRAYVAGGFVRDLLLHRPTLDIDVVVEGDAVPFLQSWRNDGCRVAVHARFRTGTIVFPENRRVDVATARREFYEYPVAQPRVSSDSLKHDLYRRDYAVNAMAVSINEDDWGTLLDYFGGRRDLQRKILRVLHNLSFVEDPTRVFRGIRLEQRLRFRLEENSLRLLQNCVKGGLITLLSGVRLRTELEEIFREEYPYPAARRLGELGVWEMLFPGLLFGTGAARCLRRIGALFHRIRRDLPDFGNDLWLASLAGLLEDSPEKVRRAVPDRLHLAPRERMIVERALFERGAAEHELGGRAEKPPSEIVAFLRDVPNATALSWAVATERWRVRRRILLYLTRLCRVRPMLTGRDLLDLGHRSGPHIGDILEGLLRARLEGDVETREEEIRWVLTRYPLGQVERVSRQGISRH, from the coding sequence ATGGATCGTTCGTTCCTGCGTCGCTCCGACGGAACCCTCATGAAAGTCATAACCAGCCACATTGGTTCGGATTTCGATTCTCTGTCAAGCATGGTTGCGGCGTCCAGGCTCTACGAGGATGCGGTGCTCTGTTTCGCCGGGTCGGCGACCCGGAATGTGCGGGAGTTCCTGAAACGGTTCGGTTTGCGCTGGCAGGTCCTCACGCCGCGAAAGATCGACCTGGATGCGGTCTCAATGCTGGTGTGCGTGGATGTGCGCGCCGCTTCCCGCATCGGTCCTTTCGCGTCTCTCCTCGGAAAGAAGAACATCGACGTACACGTGTACGACCATCATCCTCCCGTTCTCGATCCCATTCCGGCGTCGTTTTCCCTGATCGACTCCGTTGGAGCCACCACGACACTTCTCGTGGAACTGCTTCGGGAGAAAGGAATTTCCCTTTCCCCGCAGGAGGCGACTCTCTTTGCCATGGGAATCTACGAGGACACGGGGGCGCTCACCTTCGGCGCCACCTGCCGGAGGGACTACGAGATTGTGGCATATCTCCGGGAGCTCGGTGCGGACATGACTATGATTCCTTCGCACATCGAGATCGCCCTCAATGCCGAGGAGCGGGGCTTGCTGGACGCTCTCGTGGAGAGTGCGAGAGAACGCTACATCCGTGGCGCCAAGGTGGTTTTTGCCGATGCGCGCATCGGAGGATACGTGGACGGTCTCTCTTTGTTTGTGCATCGGCTTCGGGACTACTACGACGCCGACGTGGCCCTCGCCGTCGTGGGCATGGAGCAGCGTACCTACGTGGTGGGGCGGAGCAGGGAAGGTGTTCTGGACATGGCGGCATTTCTGGGAACCCTCGGCGGCGGGGGACACGCCCAGGCGGCGTCGGTAACGCTCACTGCGGTGAAACCCGAGGACCTGCTCCCCGAACTGGAGCGCCGCGTCGAGGAGTGCATCGAGCCCTCCCTTCTCCTTCGGGATGTGATGAGCAGCCCCGTCATGGCCGTTTCTCCGGGAGTTTCCGTGGACGATGCCTACCGGGTTATGATACGGTATGGACACGCTGCCCTGCCTCTCGTGGAAGAGCATGTTCTTGTGGGGATCATCACCCGGAAGGATCTCGACAAAGCCAGGCTTCACGGATTGGGCAGCGTGGCGGTGCGGGAATTCATGACCGAGGGAATCGTCACGGTGTCTCCCGAGGCTTCCGTGGAGGAAGCACACCGGAAGATGGTGCTCCACAATATCGGCAGACTGCCCGTCGTCCGGAAGGGCGAGCTCGTGGGCATCGTGACGAGGACGGACATGTTGCGGGCCCTCTATCCCGTGTCGCTCGGAAGACGGGAACATGCGAGGGAGGAAGAGCGTCCCTGGCAGGAGGACGTTTCGGATCTTCTGGAGCGCCGCTTGCCCGGATGGGTGGTTCCCATCCTCCGAAAGCTCGGGCGTCGGGCGGGAAAGATGGGTATGAGAGCATACGTGGCGGGAGGTTTTGTGAGGGATCTTCTGTTGCATCGCCCGACCCTGGACATTGACGTCGTGGTGGAGGGCGATGCGGTGCCCTTCCTGCAGAGCTGGCGGAACGACGGATGCCGTGTGGCCGTGCACGCTCGTTTCCGCACGGGGACCATCGTGTTTCCGGAGAACAGACGTGTCGATGTCGCTACGGCGAGGAGGGAGTTCTACGAATATCCCGTGGCTCAGCCCAGGGTATCGAGCGACTCTCTGAAACACGATCTCTACCGCAGAGATTACGCCGTGAACGCCATGGCGGTCTCCATCAACGAGGACGACTGGGGTACGCTTCTGGACTATTTCGGAGGCCGAAGGGATCTGCAGCGCAAGATCCTGCGGGTATTGCACAATTTGAGTTTCGTGGAGGATCCCACGAGGGTGTTTCGTGGGATCCGTCTTGAGCAGCGTCTCCGGTTCCGCCTGGAGGAAAACAGCCTGAGGCTTCTTCAGAACTGTGTCAAGGGCGGTCTGATCACCCTGCTCTCCGGGGTTCGCCTTCGCACGGAACTTGAGGAGATCTTCAGGGAGGAATATCCTTATCCGGCGGCCCGTCGTCTCGGTGAACTGGGGGTCTGGGAGATGCTTTTTCCCGGCCTTCTCTTCGGAACGGGGGCTGCCCGTTGTCTCCGTCGGATCGGGGCACTCTTCCACCGTATCCGTCGGGATCTTCCTGATTTTGGCAACGACTTGTGGCTTGCCTCTCTCGCGGGGCTTCTTGAGGATTCGCCGGAGAAGGTCCGAAGGGCAGTGCCGGACAGGCTGCATCTTGCTCCCAGGGAACGGATGATCGTGGAACGGGCGCTTTTTGAGCGTGGCGCGGCGGAACACGAACTTGGAGGACGGGCAGAAAAGCCTCCCTCGGAGATCGTCGCATTTCTCCGGGATGTTCCGAATGCCACGGCGCTCTCTTGGGCTGTCGCCACGGAGCGGTGGCGTGTTCGGAGGCGAATCCTTCTGTATCTCACGCGGCTTTGCCGCGTGCGTCCGATGCTCACAGGAAGGGATCTTTTGGATCTCGGGCACCGGAGCGGTCCTCACATCGGAGATATTCTCGAAGGACTTCTTCGTGCGCGTCTTGAGGGAGACGTCGAGACGCGGGAGGAGGAGATTCGCTGGGTGCTCACGCGGTATCCCCTCGGGCAAGTGGAGCGTGTTTCGAGGCAAGGGATTTCTCGACATTGA
- a CDS encoding aspartate/glutamate racemase family protein — protein sequence MTVYRIKSKSRSWDGEPIGILILDAAYPCVPGNVGNATTFPFPVRYKEVRGASITRLLNERDPALLAPFIDGAKELEAEGVRAITGACGFMALFQPQVAAAVHVPVFLSSMLQVPFIARTLQPEQQVGIITANAACLTEEHFVNVGITPEISKVVYGMEEQEEFRTSVLEEKGTLDSELIEKEVVSVAERMVRECPKVGAILLECSDLPPYAAAVHEATGLPVFDFITMIRHVHSALVPTRYSGHM from the coding sequence ATGACGGTGTACCGGATCAAAAGCAAAAGCAGATCCTGGGACGGAGAGCCCATCGGCATTCTCATCCTCGACGCGGCCTACCCTTGCGTTCCGGGAAACGTGGGAAACGCCACGACCTTTCCCTTTCCCGTGCGCTACAAGGAAGTGCGTGGCGCCTCCATCACGCGCCTTCTGAACGAACGGGACCCCGCGCTCCTCGCCCCCTTCATCGACGGAGCGAAGGAACTGGAGGCGGAAGGCGTTCGAGCCATCACCGGCGCCTGCGGCTTCATGGCGCTTTTCCAGCCACAGGTGGCAGCGGCAGTGCATGTACCGGTCTTCCTCTCCAGCATGCTTCAGGTCCCGTTCATTGCAAGAACGTTACAGCCGGAACAACAAGTGGGCATCATTACCGCCAACGCAGCATGCCTTACGGAGGAACATTTCGTAAACGTGGGAATTACTCCGGAGATCTCCAAGGTCGTCTACGGCATGGAAGAACAGGAGGAATTCCGCACCTCCGTGCTGGAGGAAAAGGGAACACTCGATTCAGAACTCATAGAGAAGGAGGTCGTGAGTGTTGCAGAACGGATGGTGCGGGAATGTCCCAAGGTCGGAGCGATTCTCTTGGAATGCAGCGACCTCCCCCCTTACGCCGCAGCGGTTCACGAAGCGACGGGACTTCCTGTCTTCGATTTCATCACCATGATTCGCCACGTGCACTCCGCGTTGGTTCCGACGCGTTACAGCGGCCATATGTGA